The nucleotide window GCGTGGTGGGCGGCCGGACGTACCGCAACGGCACCAACGGCACCGTCGCCCAGGTCAGCAAGATATGGATCAACCCGGGCTACACGGACGCCGAGGAGGGTGACGACGTCGCCGTCCTGACCCTGTCGACGTCCATGCCGTACACGCCGATCAGCTACGTCTCCGCCTCCGAGACCAGCCTGTACACGGCCGGCACCACCGCCCGCATCCTCGGCTGGGGCACCACCAGTTCGGGCGGCTCCTCCTCCAACCAGCTGCGCACGGCCACGGTCCCGACCGTGTCCAACTCCACCTGCTCCTCGGCGTACGGCTCGTCGTACATCTCCACCGACATGGTCTGCGCCGGCTACACCTCCGGCGGCGTGGACACCTGCCAGGGCGACAGCGGCGGCCCGCTCGTCATCGGCGGCAAGCTCGCCGGCATCACCTCGTGGGGCTACGGCTGCGCGGACGCCGGCTATCCCGGTGTCTACACCCGCCTGACGACGTTCTCGAGCCTGGTGACGGCGCAGGTCAACTCCTGACCGTACCGGTGACTTCCTGAGCGCGGTCGGCGCGATCGCGGCTCAGGGACAGACAGGGGGCGTTGCGGGCCTCCACGAGCGGCCCGCAACGCCCCCTCTCCATGGGTCCGCCGGCTGTCCGGCCCCGTCAGCCGGCGCGTACGACGGTCCCGAACCGCACGTCGTACGGGGCCGGCCCGCCGAGTACCGCGAGCATGCGCGCCGCCTCACCGGTCACCTCGGCGCGCTGCCGGCCGGTGAGCGTGCCGAAGGGTTCGACGGTGAGCACGCTCCTCCCGCCGGTCTCCTCCAGCCGCCACACACCCGCCAGGAACCCGTCGACGAGCAGGGCCGGGTAGGCCTGGTTGCCCTGCCAGGTACGGCCCTTGTGGTGGGCAGGCACCACCCGGGACCGGTCGGCGTGCGAGAGGAGCAGGTTGTCGAACTCGGGCAGCAGGCGCGCGGGGGCCGGGGTGTCCGCGGCGGGGCGGGGCGCGTGCGGCAGGTCGAAGAGCTCGGCACCTCGTTCGTCGGCGAAGGTGACCAGCTGCGGCCGGAGCCGTTCGAAGACCTCCCGCAGCCGGGTCAGCCCGGCCCAGGTCTGCATGTCCTTGACGGAGGCGGGCCCGAAGGCGCCGAGGTAGCGCAGGACGGTGGCGTCGGGGGCGGGAGCCGGCTGCGACGGCCTGCCGAGCCAGTGCTCGGCGGTGGTGAGCGCGACCTGGCCGCTGCGGCCCCACAGCCCGCGCGGCGTGACCTGGACGAGGGGCAGCCGGCAGCGGGCCGCGACGGCGAGCGCCGACGGATCGGCGTCCGGCCACTCGGCGAGCAGTGCCTCACGCAACTGCTTCATGGTGCGCGGCCGTACCTCGACCAGTTCCCGGGCGACCGCGGCGAGCCGGTCGAGGTCCACTCCGGCGAGGCCCTGCCGGAAACCGTACAACTCCCTTTCCCGGGCGGCCTGTACGAGTGGACGCAGAGTGAGGCAGTCGTCGGCGGTGTGGGTGTGGATGGTGGACCGCAGGGTGACGATGCGGACGGCCTCCCGCGTCTCCATGGCGGCCGACAGCTCCTGCGGCGCGAAGCCCTCCAGACGGGCGGCGAGCGCGTGGTACGGCGGTTTCACGTTCTGCGCCTGGAGGCCGACGAGGTGTGCCACGGCGTCCGTCGCGGACAGGGTGGCCCGACGCAGGAGGAGCTGTCGTGCGAGGGTCGCGCGGTTCAGTTCGCGGACGCTCAGCACGGGGGCGGTCGAGGTCTTCGTCATGTCCGCACGCTACCGAGGCATGCGGACACCTTCTGTCCGCATGCCGCAACCACGCACCCCTTCACCCGTCCCCTTCGCCCGTCCCCTTCGCCCGGCGCCGTCCCGCCGTTCGCCCCGTATATCCTGCACGCGTTCCACAGGTCGGGTCAGGTACGAGACGGAGGCAGCCGCGATGCCGGAACGCCGGGCCAGGGCCCGTCCCGTACCCGCCGCCAAGGGCGGCCGGAGATCGGTGTGGCGCCGCGCCCAGGGCGCCGCCGCTCCCCCGCCGCCGGACCCGCGGGCGTCCGATCCGGCTCCCGCCGCCGACGCGGTCCCGGCCGAACCGGACAGCGTCGTGCAGGCGGCGCTCTACCGGGACGGGGTGCGCGTCGCGTCCCCGGCCTCCCTCGCGGACACCTTCCGTGAACTGCGCGACCAGCCGGACGGCATGGCGTGGATCGGCCTGGCCCGCCCCACGGAGAACCAGATCCTGTCCCTGGCGGCCGAGTTCGACCTCCATCCGCTCGCCGTCGAGGACGCGATGGAGGCGCACCAGCGGCCGAAGCTGGAGCGCTACGGCGAGACGCTGTTCGTCGTCCTGCGCGCGGCCCGCTACCTCGACGCGTCCGAGGAGGTCGACTTCGGCGAACTGCACGTGTTCCTCGGCCCCGACTTCCTGATCACGGTCCGGCACGGCGCGGCCCCCGACCTCTCGGCGGTGCGCCGCCGTATGGAGGAGACCCCGGACCTCCTGAAACGCGGCCCCGAGGCGGTGCTGTACGCGATCCTCGACGCGGTGGTGGACGGTTACGCCCCGGTCGTCTCCGGCGTCCAGAACGACATCGACGAGATCGAGACCGAGGTCTTCGGCGGCGACCCCTGGGTCTCGCGCCGCATCTACGAACTCTCGCGCGAGATGGTCGAGTTCCAGCGGGCCACCCGCCCCCTGGTCGGCATGCTGCACGCCCTGATGGCCGGTTTCGCCAAGTACGGCACCGACGAGGAACTCCAGCGCTACCTGCGGGACGTCGCCGACCACGTCACGCACACCAGCGAACGCGTGGACGGCTTCCGCCAGGCCCTCACCGACATCCTCACGGTCAACGCCACCCTGGTCACCCAGCAGCAGAACGCGGAGATGCGGGCGCTGGCGGAAGCGGGCTTCGAACAGAACGAGGAGATCAAGAAGATCTCGTCGTGGGCCGCCATCCTCTTCGCCCCGACCCTGGTCGGGACGATCTACGGCATGAACTTCACGCACATGCCGGAGTTGCACTGGGCACTCGGATACCCCTTCGCGGTCGCCCTGATGGCGGTCGTATGCACCAGTCTGTACGTCATCTTCAAGCGGAAGGACTGGCTCTGAGTAACCGACCTCACGAGCACACGCACCACCGATTCGCACCGCCGAGGACGCCTGACCTGGGACCGGATCAGCGCGGAGCTGCTGGAGCAGACCTGAGACCCGAATCCCGCACATCGGCGGCAGGCCAGCGCCCTAAGAGTTTGATCTTGGCGACCGGCCTGCTGCGGAACGCTCACAACCACCCCACATATCCGCGCTTGATCACCTGCGCATCGTGGATAGAGGCCCATGAGGTCGGCAGGTAGGCGTCGCTGCGGCCCCGGATGACACGGGCTTCTGGGCGGCGCGCCGGCGGGTTGGCCAGGTAGGCGTCGATGTCCGGGATCGCGAAGCCGGCGCCACGACGGCACTTGCGCTCATACGGCGCCAGCTCGTTCAGGTTGCACGGGCGGCAGAGGATTCCGCGAACACAGCAGCGGGTACTGGTGCGCTTCATGCCGCAGCAGTGATGGTCGTGATCGATCTGCCAGGGGCGTGGTTCGGCGTGAGGGATATCGCCGTCGCAGGGCTCCTCATTGTCCCCGCAGAGGCCGCACCGGAAGTTCTGCGCGCGCCAGATCGCGTTGTACTGGGGAACGGTGAGCCCATAGTTCTCGATGCCCCGGCGCATCCGGTAGCACCCTTGGCACTCACGACCCCGCACCAGGCGGGCCGCCCACGCCCCACAAGTGCAGAATTCGCCGTCCCCCTCACGTTCGATACGCGTCATGATCTGCTCGATCTCTTCCGGGGAAATCATGCCGGGATCCTAGAGCTCTCCGCTGACAGCGCCGACCCCCACGACCCGGTGGCCGACCTCTACCGCGGCTGGGACCTGCACGTCGACTTCGGAGTGCGACACCCCGCGTTCTACATGCTCATGTACGGCACTGTGCAGCCCGGGCGGCGGCCCCCGGCCGCGGACGAGGCGCACGCCCTGCTGGTCACACTGCTGGGCCGGGCGGCCGAGGCCGGGCGCCCCCGGGTTCCGGTGAAGCAGGCGACCCTCGTCATCCACGCCGCAACAACGGGTGCCACGCTGGCGCTGATCGGCGAAGAGCCCGCGGAGCGGGACCTGACCACTTCGGCACGGCTGCGGGACGCCGTCATCGCCTCCCTCACCACGGACCCGCCCGCCTTGTCCGGGTCGGACCTGGCCTCGCGTGCACCCGCCCTCGATGCCGCACTGGAAACCGCGCTCACCACCGGGGGACCTCTGCGAGACACGGAGGCGGCTCTGCTGGCGGCCTCAAGGGTGCCGAACCCGTGAAGTGCTGATCGCATGGCGCGTGCGAGAGTCGACCACGCGCGTCGGGCAGGCCGAAACCGGCGAGGACGTCGAGCAGAACCTGCAACGCCTCTTCGCTGACGCGGCGGTCCTGCTCGTCACCGGCCGCCGGAGCGGGGACGGTGGCGGCGTAGCGGCCGGGAGGGGCCCGGCCACAGACGCTTCGGGCCGTCACCGGGCAGACAGCGGATGCGTGGGCGATGGTCCTGCGGGGTCTCTTGTGATCGCATGGCCGAGCGTGCGGATGCCACTGCCTCGTCTGCTTTCCGTTTCACTGCCGTCAGGGCCCCTGCCTCACTCCACGCAGGTGCGGCGCCCTGTCTGGCGGATCATGGTGTGAAGGCGCGCCGGACTGTCAATGCGAGTGCGGCACGGCGCGCCTCGTGGGCGGCCTCGGGTTCGTCCTTGTACGCGGCGTACATGGGGCTTGCGGGCGACCAAGTCATCGACATGGTGGTGACGATGGCGAGTACGTCGGCCGGCGGGATGCCGGGATCGACGAGGCCCTTGGCCTGGGCGTCGGCGATCGACTGGATCTTCTCCCCGTCGTGACCTGGCATGAAGTGGTAGAGGTCGCCGGTGGGGGTGCGTTCCAGTCGGGCCCAGGCGGCCAGGCGGACCAGTTCGGGACGGACGAGGTAGGCGTCGTAGAGCCGGACGGCATACCCGGGCAGGTCGTCGCCGGTGGCCGGGACCGTGTCGACGATGACGTCGAGGTGTTCGGTGAAGACGGCGTCGAAGAGTTCGTCCTTGCTACGGTAGTACTTGTAGATCTGGGCCTTGTTGACGTGGGCGGCGGCCGAGATCCGATCGATGCGTGCGCCGGCGATACCGTAAGCGGCAAACTCGGTCGTCGC belongs to Streptomyces sp. V3I8 and includes:
- a CDS encoding trypsin-like serine protease translates to MSGFTLAKKAAALTATVAAAATTCLLGATTASAAPQPIVGGSTTTAAAYPYVMQITTASQSQFCGGTLVSPTKVVTAAHCMVGETPSGIRVVGGRTYRNGTNGTVAQVSKIWINPGYTDAEEGDDVAVLTLSTSMPYTPISYVSASETSLYTAGTTARILGWGTTSSGGSSSNQLRTATVPTVSNSTCSSAYGSSYISTDMVCAGYTSGGVDTCQGDSGGPLVIGGKLAGITSWGYGCADAGYPGVYTRLTTFSSLVTAQVNS
- a CDS encoding winged helix DNA-binding domain-containing protein, producing the protein MTKTSTAPVLSVRELNRATLARQLLLRRATLSATDAVAHLVGLQAQNVKPPYHALAARLEGFAPQELSAAMETREAVRIVTLRSTIHTHTADDCLTLRPLVQAARERELYGFRQGLAGVDLDRLAAVARELVEVRPRTMKQLREALLAEWPDADPSALAVAARCRLPLVQVTPRGLWGRSGQVALTTAEHWLGRPSQPAPAPDATVLRYLGAFGPASVKDMQTWAGLTRLREVFERLRPQLVTFADERGAELFDLPHAPRPAADTPAPARLLPEFDNLLLSHADRSRVVPAHHKGRTWQGNQAYPALLVDGFLAGVWRLEETGGRSVLTVEPFGTLTGRQRAEVTGEAARMLAVLGGPAPYDVRFGTVVRAG
- a CDS encoding magnesium and cobalt transport protein CorA translates to MPERRARARPVPAAKGGRRSVWRRAQGAAAPPPPDPRASDPAPAADAVPAEPDSVVQAALYRDGVRVASPASLADTFRELRDQPDGMAWIGLARPTENQILSLAAEFDLHPLAVEDAMEAHQRPKLERYGETLFVVLRAARYLDASEEVDFGELHVFLGPDFLITVRHGAAPDLSAVRRRMEETPDLLKRGPEAVLYAILDAVVDGYAPVVSGVQNDIDEIETEVFGGDPWVSRRIYELSREMVEFQRATRPLVGMLHALMAGFAKYGTDEELQRYLRDVADHVTHTSERVDGFRQALTDILTVNATLVTQQQNAEMRALAEAGFEQNEEIKKISSWAAILFAPTLVGTIYGMNFTHMPELHWALGYPFAVALMAVVCTSLYVIFKRKDWL
- a CDS encoding endonuclease domain-containing protein codes for the protein MISPEEIEQIMTRIEREGDGEFCTCGAWAARLVRGRECQGCYRMRRGIENYGLTVPQYNAIWRAQNFRCGLCGDNEEPCDGDIPHAEPRPWQIDHDHHCCGMKRTSTRCCVRGILCRPCNLNELAPYERKCRRGAGFAIPDIDAYLANPPARRPEARVIRGRSDAYLPTSWASIHDAQVIKRGYVGWL
- a CDS encoding TetR-like C-terminal domain-containing protein; this translates as MADLYRGWDLHVDFGVRHPAFYMLMYGTVQPGRRPPAADEAHALLVTLLGRAAEAGRPRVPVKQATLVIHAATTGATLALIGEEPAERDLTTSARLRDAVIASLTTDPPALSGSDLASRAPALDAALETALTTGGPLRDTEAALLAASRVPNP
- a CDS encoding TetR/AcrR family transcriptional regulator, with protein sequence MKTGQITSAGEASRRRLLDAATTEFAAYGIAGARIDRISAAAHVNKAQIYKYYRSKDELFDAVFTEHLDVIVDTVPATGDDLPGYAVRLYDAYLVRPELVRLAAWARLERTPTGDLYHFMPGHDGEKIQSIADAQAKGLVDPGIPPADVLAIVTTMSMTWSPASPMYAAYKDEPEAAHEARRAALALTVRRAFTP